The following coding sequences lie in one Sphingobium sp. KCTC 72723 genomic window:
- a CDS encoding aminotransferase codes for MTHGTIGHPVYRDMPTTIFEHMSARARETGAINLGQGFPEGPGPRVVLEAAADALLTRSSQYPPMAGLPELREAVAAHYARHQGLDLTAPEVIVTSGATEAIAATLLALVQPGDEVLMLAPLYDAYLPLVERAGGVARVVRLTPPDWRIDRTMLEAAVSPRTRFLLMNNPVNPTGAVMRADELALIAEVCVTHDLIAICDEVWEHVTFDGVAHRPLMALPGMRDRTVKIGSAGKIFSVTGWKVGWMCAAPPIATLLARAHQFLTFTTPPNLQWAVAQGLGFADDWFVEQRAGYQASRDRLARGLRAAGYHVLPGGATWFLSIDLPASGIALNDMDFCERIITEAGVAAIPVSAFYPHDPVTHLVRLCFCKSDAVLDEAVARLAAFRQGAVAMPGEGR; via the coding sequence ATGACCCACGGCACAATCGGCCATCCCGTCTACCGGGACATGCCGACCACGATATTCGAACATATGTCGGCCCGCGCGCGGGAGACGGGCGCGATCAATCTGGGGCAGGGCTTCCCGGAGGGACCGGGGCCGCGCGTGGTGCTGGAAGCGGCGGCGGATGCGCTGCTGACCCGGTCGAGCCAATATCCGCCGATGGCGGGGTTGCCTGAGTTGCGCGAAGCGGTGGCGGCGCATTATGCGCGGCATCAGGGGCTGGACCTGACTGCGCCTGAAGTCATCGTCACGTCCGGCGCGACCGAAGCGATTGCCGCGACGCTGCTGGCGCTGGTGCAGCCGGGCGACGAAGTATTGATGCTGGCCCCGCTCTATGACGCCTATCTGCCGCTGGTCGAGCGGGCGGGCGGCGTGGCGCGGGTGGTCCGGCTGACCCCGCCCGACTGGCGGATCGACCGGACAATGCTGGAGGCGGCGGTGTCGCCGCGCACCCGTTTCCTGCTGATGAACAATCCGGTCAATCCCACCGGCGCCGTGATGCGCGCGGACGAACTGGCGTTGATCGCGGAAGTCTGCGTCACGCATGACCTGATCGCGATCTGCGACGAGGTGTGGGAGCATGTCACGTTCGACGGGGTGGCCCATCGCCCGCTGATGGCGCTGCCGGGGATGCGCGACCGCACGGTCAAGATCGGGTCGGCGGGCAAGATTTTCTCCGTCACGGGGTGGAAAGTCGGCTGGATGTGCGCGGCTCCACCGATCGCCACGTTGCTGGCGCGGGCGCATCAGTTTTTGACCTTCACCACGCCGCCCAACCTGCAATGGGCCGTGGCGCAGGGGCTGGGTTTCGCCGACGACTGGTTCGTGGAGCAGCGCGCCGGTTATCAGGCGTCGCGCGACCGGCTGGCGCGCGGTTTGCGGGCGGCGGGCTATCATGTGCTGCCGGGTGGGGCGACATGGTTCCTGTCGATCGATTTGCCCGCGTCGGGTATCGCGTTGAACGACATGGATTTTTGCGAACGGATCATCACAGAAGCAGGCGTGGCGGCGATTCCGGTCAGTGCCTTCTATCCGCACGATCCGGTGACGCATCTGGTGCGGCTATGCTTTTGCAAGAGCGACGCTGTGCTGGACGAAGCCGTCGCGCGTCTGGCCGCGTTTCGACAAGGGGCAGTTGCGATGCCGGGCGAAGGGCGCTAG
- the rmuC gene encoding DNA recombination protein RmuC: MEILPILLVLVALLAGLAAGWVLRGKGLASLVTERAELAAKLEMTSAQRNGAIAELAVEKERVAQAAGQVARIDAERLAGIARLDAAQATAAQRMEAMQAEREGALRELAALKSDTQARSEAFEAQILALKDAKQQLSAQFSEIGGKLLGEAQKTFLDRADQRFAQANEKSEAQLKTLLSPVETTLKRYEEGLQRVEKDRVGSYAELREAVAQVHLGQGQVRDETAKLVNALRAAPKTRGRWGEQQFKNLIEAAGLSPHVDFSEEVSVAVESNGVEGRLRPDFIINLPGDQQMVVDVKCSLVAYLNAVDQVDPALRDAHMADHARAMRTHADALGRKAYWEQFEKAPDFVIMYVPGDNFVTAALEADMDLWERAAKNRVIICGPATFLPLARTLASQWRQAKLQDQSREVAELGKQLYERLAAAAGSLKKLGNRLHGAVGDYNAFVGSFESRVLVTGRKLRDLNIDTGGKELEEAGPVEALVRDPASPEALRALPDAVE, from the coding sequence ATGGAAATCCTGCCGATTCTTCTCGTTCTGGTCGCTTTGCTGGCTGGGCTGGCCGCTGGCTGGGTGCTGCGCGGCAAGGGGCTGGCGTCGTTGGTGACGGAGCGGGCCGAGCTGGCCGCCAAGCTGGAAATGACGAGCGCGCAGCGCAACGGCGCGATTGCCGAGCTGGCGGTGGAGAAGGAGCGAGTCGCGCAGGCCGCAGGGCAGGTCGCCAGGATCGATGCGGAACGGCTGGCTGGCATCGCGCGGCTCGACGCGGCGCAGGCGACGGCGGCGCAGCGGATGGAGGCGATGCAGGCCGAGCGTGAGGGCGCGCTGCGCGAGTTGGCGGCGCTGAAGTCCGACACGCAGGCGCGCAGCGAAGCGTTCGAGGCGCAGATATTGGCGCTCAAGGATGCCAAGCAGCAATTGTCGGCGCAATTTAGCGAGATTGGCGGCAAATTACTGGGCGAGGCGCAGAAAACGTTTCTGGACCGCGCCGACCAGCGGTTCGCGCAGGCGAATGAAAAGAGCGAGGCGCAGTTGAAGACGCTGCTGTCGCCGGTCGAAACCACGCTCAAACGTTATGAGGAAGGGTTGCAGCGGGTCGAGAAGGATCGCGTGGGCAGCTATGCCGAATTGCGCGAGGCCGTTGCGCAGGTGCATCTGGGGCAGGGGCAGGTGCGTGACGAGACGGCCAAGCTGGTCAATGCGCTGCGCGCCGCGCCCAAGACGCGGGGCCGCTGGGGTGAGCAGCAGTTCAAGAATCTGATCGAGGCTGCCGGCCTGTCGCCGCATGTCGATTTTAGCGAGGAAGTGTCGGTCGCGGTCGAATCCAACGGTGTGGAGGGTCGGTTGCGCCCGGACTTCATCATCAACCTGCCGGGCGACCAGCAGATGGTGGTGGATGTCAAATGCTCGCTGGTCGCCTATCTCAATGCGGTGGATCAGGTCGATCCGGCGCTGCGCGACGCCCATATGGCCGACCATGCCCGTGCGATGCGGACCCATGCCGACGCGCTGGGGCGCAAGGCCTATTGGGAACAGTTTGAAAAGGCGCCCGATTTCGTCATCATGTATGTGCCTGGCGACAATTTCGTCACCGCCGCGCTGGAAGCGGACATGGACCTGTGGGAACGGGCGGCCAAGAACCGGGTCATCATCTGCGGTCCTGCAACCTTCCTGCCGCTGGCGCGCACGCTGGCCAGCCAGTGGCGGCAGGCCAAGTTGCAGGACCAGTCGCGCGAAGTCGCCGAATTGGGCAAGCAGCTTTATGAGCGCCTTGCCGCTGCGGCGGGATCGCTCAAGAAGCTGGGCAACCGGCTGCACGGCGCGGTGGGCGATTATAACGCCTTCGTAGGCAGCTTCGAAAGCCGGGTGCTGGTGACGGGGCGCAAGCTGCGCGACCTCAATATCGACACCGGGGGCAAGGAGCTGGAGGAAGCAGGACCAGTCGAAGCACTGGTGCGTGATCCGGCATCGCCCGAAGCACTGCGCGCGCTGCCGGACGCCGTGGAGTAA
- the rarD gene encoding EamA family transporter RarD, producing the protein MAAVTAYIAWGLLPIFFRLVDHVDPVEIVTQRVLWSLLLILTLLAARKGLGPMMRVMRDRRLIVPLGASALMIGINWLTYVWAVNSGHVVATSLGYFLNPLVNVALGVLVLKERLRRGQMLAIAIAAVGVAILAASALTTLWISLTLAFSFAFYGLLRKITPVAPMTGLGVETLLLAPLAAAYLWWEMGHGGVGFGQDAPTTALLIISGAVTTVPLVLFAMAAQKLPMATLGLLQYIAPLLQFFCGVVLFGEKLNVGQMVSFGLIWVGLILFASDGIMAARRNRLTVA; encoded by the coding sequence CGATCATGTCGATCCGGTGGAGATCGTAACGCAGCGCGTCTTGTGGTCGCTATTGCTGATCCTGACGCTGCTGGCCGCGCGCAAGGGATTGGGACCGATGATGCGCGTGATGCGCGACCGGCGGTTGATCGTGCCGCTGGGCGCGTCGGCGCTGATGATCGGCATCAACTGGCTGACCTATGTCTGGGCGGTCAATAGCGGGCATGTGGTGGCGACCAGCCTTGGCTATTTCCTCAACCCGCTGGTCAATGTCGCGCTGGGCGTGCTGGTGCTGAAGGAACGGTTGCGGCGTGGGCAGATGCTGGCGATCGCCATTGCCGCCGTCGGGGTCGCCATCCTGGCCGCCTCGGCGCTGACGACATTGTGGATCAGCCTGACGCTGGCGTTCAGCTTCGCCTTTTACGGCCTGCTGCGCAAGATTACGCCAGTCGCGCCGATGACCGGGCTGGGCGTCGAAACGCTGCTGCTCGCGCCGCTGGCGGCCGCCTATCTGTGGTGGGAAATGGGCCATGGCGGGGTGGGGTTTGGTCAAGATGCCCCGACCACCGCGCTGCTCATCATATCAGGGGCCGTCACCACTGTGCCGCTGGTATTGTTCGCCATGGCCGCGCAGAAGCTGCCGATGGCGACGCTGGGCCTGTTGCAATATATCGCGCCGCTGCTGCAATTTTTCTGCGGCGTGGTGCTGTTTGGCGAAAAGCTGAACGTCGGGCAGATGGTCAGTTTCGGGCTGATCTGGGTCGGGTTGATCCTGTTCGCCAGCGACGGGATCATGGCCGCGCGACGCAACCGGCTGACCGTCGCCTGA
- a CDS encoding helix-turn-helix domain-containing protein, protein MPTPHNPPAAVRRALRKLGADIHDARRRRRLPMAVVAERAFTSRSTLQKVEAGDTNVSIGIYAGVLQALGLLDGLSQIADIGNDPVGQALASAELPKHVHLKRTTGSSRDG, encoded by the coding sequence ATGCCTACACCACACAACCCTCCCGCCGCTGTGCGGCGCGCCCTGCGCAAGCTCGGCGCCGACATCCACGATGCCCGTCGGCGTCGGCGGCTGCCGATGGCTGTCGTGGCGGAGCGCGCCTTCACGTCCCGCTCGACCCTGCAAAAGGTCGAGGCCGGGGACACCAATGTCAGTATCGGCATTTATGCGGGCGTCCTTCAGGCGCTCGGCCTGCTCGACGGTCTGAGCCAGATCGCCGACATCGGCAACGACCCAGTCGGACAAGCGCTGGCCAGCGCCGAACTGCCCAAGCACGTCCATCTCAAGCGAACAACCGGATCGTCTCGCGATGGCTGA